One window of Streptomyces sp. FIT100 genomic DNA carries:
- a CDS encoding RNA polymerase sigma factor SigF, giving the protein MRDEDGPVRDEERGRAAPAEPVYAPAGIPEQQARPHPAVDERDGLSASAEQAQAERAAHMSEQHEHHDASDRSEARSMFIELRKLPEGAPERAELRNQLVRMHLPLVEHLARRFRNRGEPLDDLTQVATIGLIKSVDRFDPERGVEFSTYATPTVVGEIKRHFRDKGWAVRVPRRLQELRLSLTTATAELSQQHGRSPTVHELAERLGISEEEVLEGLESANAYSTLSLDVPDTDDESPAVADTLGAEDEALEGVEYRESLKPLLEDLPPREKRILLLRFFGNMTQSQIAQEVGISQMHVSRLLARTLAQLREKLLVEE; this is encoded by the coding sequence GTGAGGGACGAGGACGGTCCGGTGCGGGACGAGGAGCGCGGGCGTGCGGCTCCGGCGGAGCCGGTGTACGCACCGGCGGGCATCCCGGAGCAGCAGGCCAGACCGCATCCGGCGGTGGATGAACGTGATGGTCTTTCGGCCTCGGCGGAGCAGGCGCAGGCAGAGCGGGCGGCCCATATGAGCGAGCAGCACGAGCACCACGATGCGAGTGACCGGAGCGAGGCGCGGTCGATGTTCATCGAGCTGCGCAAACTTCCGGAGGGGGCGCCGGAGCGCGCGGAGCTGCGCAATCAGCTGGTGCGGATGCATCTGCCGCTGGTCGAGCACCTGGCGCGGCGGTTCCGGAACCGGGGCGAGCCCCTGGACGATCTGACCCAGGTCGCGACGATCGGGCTGATCAAGTCGGTGGACCGGTTCGACCCGGAGCGCGGTGTCGAGTTCTCGACGTACGCGACCCCGACGGTCGTCGGCGAGATCAAGCGCCACTTCCGGGACAAGGGCTGGGCGGTGCGGGTGCCGCGGCGCCTCCAGGAGCTGCGGCTCTCGCTCACGACGGCGACGGCGGAGCTGTCCCAGCAGCACGGCCGCTCGCCGACGGTGCACGAGCTGGCCGAGCGCCTCGGGATCTCCGAGGAGGAGGTCCTGGAGGGCCTGGAGTCGGCGAACGCGTATTCGACTCTCTCGCTGGACGTCCCCGACACGGACGACGAGTCCCCCGCGGTCGCCGACACGCTGGGCGCGGAGGACGAGGCGCTGGAGGGCGTCGAGTACCGGGAGTCGCTGAAGCCGCTGCTGGAGGATCTGCCGCCGCGAGAGAAGCGGATCCTCCTCCTTCGCTTCTTCGGCAACATGACCCAGTCGCAGATCGCGCAGGAGGTCGGCATCTCCCAGATGCACGTCTCGCGCCTCCTGGCCCGCACCCTGGCCCAGCTCCGCGAGAAGCTCCTCGTGGAGGAGTAG
- a CDS encoding anti-sigma regulatory factor, translated as MSQIAGEPGNQDFVEVRLPAAGAYLSVLRTATAGLAARLDFTLDEIEDLRIAVDEACAILLQQAVPGSVLSCVFRLVDDSLEVTVSAPTTDGRAPERDTFAWTVLSALAGKVDSSVADDRTVSISLYKQRGAGPGPA; from the coding sequence GTGTCCCAGATCGCAGGCGAGCCCGGGAATCAGGACTTCGTGGAAGTCCGGCTGCCCGCTGCGGGTGCCTACCTGTCCGTGCTGCGTACGGCCACCGCCGGACTCGCGGCGCGCTTGGACTTCACCCTCGACGAGATCGAGGACCTGCGCATCGCGGTCGACGAGGCCTGCGCGATCCTGCTGCAGCAGGCCGTCCCGGGATCCGTCCTCAGCTGCGTCTTCCGGCTCGTCGACGACTCCCTGGAGGTCACGGTCTCGGCCCCCACGACCGACGGGCGCGCGCCGGAGCGCGACACCTTCGCCTGGACGGTGCTGTCGGCACTGGCCGGCAAGGTGGACTCCTCCGTCGCGGACGACCGTACGGTCTCCATCAGCCTGTACAAACAGCGCGGCGCGGGACCCGGGCCGGCGTGA
- a CDS encoding UBP-type zinc finger domain-containing protein codes for MSECPHVLDLPHPEPAQLSETCRDCLADGTHPVQLRICLTCGHVGCCDSSAHRHASRHAEGTGHPVMRTLEPGESWRWCFVDGSIV; via the coding sequence ATGAGCGAGTGCCCGCATGTTCTCGACCTGCCGCACCCGGAGCCCGCACAGCTGAGTGAGACGTGCCGCGATTGTCTGGCGGACGGCACGCATCCGGTGCAGTTGCGGATCTGTCTGACCTGCGGGCACGTGGGATGCTGCGATTCCTCCGCGCACCGGCACGCCTCCCGGCACGCCGAGGGGACGGGGCATCCGGTGATGCGGACCCTGGAGCCCGGAGAGAGCTGGCGGTGGTGTTTCGTGGACGGTTCGATCGTCTGA